The window GGTTTCCAGCAGGCGCAACAGGTTCTCGCCGGTGTTGCCGGCGGCGTGGGCGGCCGTGGCGAACAGGCGCCGGAACTGTCTCTCCAAAACGCCGGAGATGCGGCGCGCTTTCTGCTTCTCACGCAGACGCTTGGCGTATTCGGTGGGCTTGCCGGCGCGGCGGGCGCCGTGCTGGCCTGGGGGCAACACGCCCTCTCTGTCCATGGGGCACTTGCCGAAGCAACGATCGCCCTTCAGGAAAAGTTTGACGCTTTCGCGACGGCACAACTTGCAAACGGGACCAATGTATCGAGCCACGAAGTTTCTCCTTTACACTCGCCGCGCTTTGGGCGGTCGGCATCCATCGTGCGGTATCGGCGTCACGTCTTTGATGGCGGTGACGACCAGGCCCGCGCCCTGAAGGGCGCGGATGGCGGTTTCGCGTCCCGAGCCGGGTCCTTTGACGAACACCGACACGGTCTTGACACCCAGGGCGATGGCTTTTTTGGCGGCGTTGTCCGCCGTGACCTGCGCGGCGAACGGCGTGCCTTTTTTGGTGCCCTTGAACCCCGCGCTGCCCGCGGTGGCCCAAACGATCGAGTTGCCCCGGTCGTCGGTGATGTTCACGATCGTGTTGTTGAAAGACGATTGAATGTACACGCGGGCGTTGGCGATGTCGCGCCAGGCCTTTTTCTTCAGTTTCGGCGCCGGGCCGGCGGGTCGCGCCGGGGCTTTCGCCGGGGGGGTCTTGGGGGCGTCTTTGCGCACTTCGGGTTGATCAGCCATGAATTCTCCTCGTCTCTAAAAAAAATTACGCCTTGGCGGCGGTGGCCGGCGCGGCGCCCGTGCCGGGTTTCGCCGAGCCGACGGTCTTCCGTCGTCCACGGCGCGTGCGGCCGTTCGAGCGCGTGCGCTGCCCGCGGGCCGGCAGATTGCGCCGGTGGCGCGAGCCGCGGTACGAACCGATTTCGATCAAGCGGCGGATGTTCGCGTTGATCTCGCGGCGCAAATCGCCTTCAATTTTGTAACTGCGGCTGATCTCGGTGTTGATTTTCGAGACTTCCGCCTCGGTCAAATCTTTCACGCGGGTCGACGCGGACACGCCCGTCGCCTTGAGAATGTCCATCGACCGCATGGGGCCGATGCCGTAGATGTAGGACAGGGCCACATCCACGCGTTTGTGTTTCGGAAGATCCAATCCTGCGACGCGAGCCATTGAGTTCTCCTTGAAAGTCCCGGCTTAGCCCTGGCGTTGCTTGTGCCGGGGATTCGAGCAGAGCACGTAAAGTTTTCGGTGCCGGCGCAAAACGCGGCACTTGTCACAAATGGGTTTCACCGACGCGCGAACTTTCATTTCATTTCTCCCTGTAGGTGATGCGGCCGCGGGTGAGGTCGTAAGGCGACAGTTCCACTTTGACCTTGTCCCCGGGCAAAATCTTGATGTAGTGCATCCGCATTTTTCCGGAAATGTGGGCGAGCACCTTGTGCCCGCCTTCGACTTCCAAACGAAACATCGCGTTGGGCAAGGCTTCCAACACGCGCCCTTCCATTTCTATTTTTTCTTCTTTGGTCATACCGTCCTTAGGGTTCATTCAAAAATAACTGACTCAATTTGGCCGGTGACTTTTGGCCCTGGCCCGCGTTGCTCATCGCTCACTTACCGTCCAGTAAGCTCGCTCTTCGCGCCTTGTCCTGGACCAAAATCCCCTCGGCCAAACAGGCCACTTATTTCTGAAGGAACCCTTAGTCCACCAACGTCAAAATTTCGGGGCCCGCGTCGGTGATCGCCACCGTGTGCTCAAAATGGGCCGAGGGGCGACCGTCTTCCGTCACCACCGTCCAACCGTCCGACAGGGTGCGCACTTTCCAAGTGCCCGCGTTGAACATGGGCTCCAGGGCCAGCACCAACCCGGCGTCCAACCGCAATCCCGCGCCCGGTTCGCCGCAATTGGGAACGGACGGCCCTTCGTGCATTTGCCGGCCGATCCCGTGACCGACGAAATCGCGCACCACGCCGTACCCCTTGGCTTCGGCCGTTTTTTGAATCGCCGCGCCGATGTCCCCGAGCCGTTGCCCCACGCGCGCGGCGTCGATGCCGCGCCCCAGGGCCTCCCGCGTCGTGTTCAAGAGGGCTTCGCGGTCTTCCGCGATTTTGCCGACCGGGAACGTGGCCGCCGTGTCGCCGACAAACCCATCGAGCGTGGCTCCCACGTCGATCCCGATCACATCGCCTTCCTTCAAAATCCGTTTGGGATGGGGGATCCCGTGCACCACTTCCTCGTTGATCGAAGCGCAAATGGTCGCCGGATAGCCCAAATAACCCAGGAACGTCGGCGTGGCGCCCGCCGCTTTGATCGTTTCGCGCGCGACGCGGTCCAGCTCCGCGGTCGACACGCCCGGTTGGACGGCCCGTCCGACCGCGGCCAGGGCCCGCGCGGCCACGCGTCCCGCTCGGCGCATGCGGGCCAAATCCGCCGCCGATTTCAATTCAATGCGGCGGTCCCCCATCAGGGGCGGGGCATCTTGTCCAAAGCGACGACCATGGCCACAAACACCTCCGCCACGGGGCGGTCGGCCGAAACGGTCTCCAACAGTTCCAAACCGCGGTAGTAAGAAATCAGCGGTTCGGTCAAATCGTCGTACACCCGGAGGCGCTTTTCGATGGTTTCGGCGCGGTCGTCTTCCCGGTGGATCAGCGCGGCGGCGTCCACGTCGCACACGCCCGTTTGCTGGGGGGGTTGCGTCAGTAAATTATACACCTTTGCGCATTTGGGGCATTGGCGGCGGCTGGACAGCCGTCGGACGACTTCTTGCTGGTCCAGTTTCAGATAAAGAACTTTTTCCAACGGGCGGTTCGCCGCGCGGAGGTAGTCGCCCAACCCTTCGGCCTGGGCCACCGTGCGGGGGAACCCATCCAAGAGAAAACCCTTGGTGCAATCCGGCTGGGTGAGGCGTTGGGTGACGATCGTCAACACGAGTTCGTCGGGCACCAGCCGACCGGAACTCACGTAATCCTGAACCTGAAGACCCAATTCCGATTTTTTCGCGATTTCTTGACGGAAAATATCGCCCGTTGAAATGTGCGGCACTTTGTAGCGCTCGGACAACGGTTTCGCCTGCGTTCCCTTCCCGGAGCCGGGGGCTCCCAACAAAACGACGTTCATCGCGATGACCTCAGTTGCCGGCGCCGCCGCCGGCGCCGACGTTGAACCACCGGCCCTTCACGCGACCGGTTTTAGAAAAACCTTCGTAATGCCCCATGATGAGGCGCGATTCCAACTGCCCGATGGTGTCCAACGCGACACCCACCGTGATCAGAACCGATGTTCCGCCGAAGTAAAAGGGGGTGTTGACGAACCGATGCAACAAATCGGGAAGGATGGCCAGCGCCGCCACGAACAGGGCGCCGCCCAGGGTGATGCGGGAAAGGACGGTGTTGATGTAGGTGGCGGTCGGTTCCCCCGGCCGGATCCCCGGGATAAACCCACCCCATTTTTTCAGGTTTTCGGCGAGGTCCATGGGATTGAACTGCACCGAGTTGTAAAAGTAGCAGAAAAATATGATGAGGCCCGCGTAAAGCGCCTCGTACCACCAGTGGCGGCCGCTCCAAAACCCCATCACTTTTTTCGACAGTTCCGCGTCGGGGTTAAAAGACGCGAACGTCACCGGCACCGAAAGGAGGGACACCGCGAAAATGACGGCGATCACCCCGGATTGATCCACTTTGAGGGGCAGGAACGTGCTGGCCCCGCCGTACATTTTCCGACCCACCATCCGCTTGGCGTATTGCACGGGGATCTTCCGTTGCGCGGTCTCGACCCAGACCACAAGGCCGGTGACCAAAAGGATGAACGCCAGGAGGCCCAAGGCCCCGACGATGCTGCGCTGCTGAAGTTGGAATATATCCACGATCAGGTTTTTGGCCGCGGGGAAAAACCGGTCCACGATGCCCGTGAAAATCATGAGCGAGATGCCGTTGCCGATGCCGAGTTCCGTGATTTGCTCGCCGAGCCACATGATGAACAGCGTCCCCGTCGTCAAGGTGATCACCGTCGTGAAAATGAAAAGGGCGCCCGGATCCCGGACCACGGCGATTTCGCCCGGAAGCGTGATCTTCGTGATCAACGTCGTCAAACCATAGGATTGGATGAGGGCCAGGAGCAAGGTGAAATAGCGGGTGATCTTGTTCATCTGCTTGCGGCCCGTTTCGCCTTCTTTCGCCAGTCGGTCGAGGTAAGGGATAACGTGCGCGCCCTGCAGCAAGCTCATGATGATCGAGGAGTTGATGTAGGGCATGACCCCCAGAGCGAAAATCGACATCCGCCCCAAAGCCCCCCCGGAGAACATATCCAGAAACCCCAGGAAATTGTTGGACTGGGATTTGAACAACTGCTGCAGGGCGGCCGCGTCGATTCCCGGGATGGGGATCGCCACGCCCACCCGGTAAATGACCAAAATCCCCAACGTGAAGAGGATGCGTCGGCGGAGGTCCGGGATCTTGAAGATGTTGGCGAAAGAGTTCATGGTCGCTGCGGCGCGCGGGTCTCCTGTTTAATTCGTTCGAACCCAGGTTTTGTGGGCGATCAATTCCACTTTGCCGCCCGCCGCTTCGATTTTTTTCTTCGCGGAGGCGGAAAACGCGTCGGCCTTCACTTGAAAGGCCTTGTCCAAATCCCCGTCGCCGAGGACCTTGACCAACCCGCGCCCCTTGACGAGACCAAGGGCCCGGAGGCTTTCCGGGGTCACTTCCCCCGGCTTCTCAATGACGGCGTTCATGTCGCCGATGTTGACGATTTGATAGACGGTCCGGAAGGCCTTGTTGTTGAACCCGCGTTTGGGAATGCGGCGGATGAGCGGGATCTGGCCGCCCTCGAACCCGGCCTTCATGTGGGCGTCGCCGGAGCGGGCCGTTTGCCCTTTGAAACCGCGGGTCGAGCCCTTGCCGCCGTGGCCGGAGCCTTCGCCGCGGCCGACGATTTTGCGCCGATGGCGGGAGCCCGGCGCGGGTTTCAGGTTGTTGAGACGGATCATAGGGTCCTCGTTAAGCCGGCACCGCGGGAGCGGCCGGCAAAGTCTTTCCGCGCATGCGGTACGCGTCTTCCTTGGTTTGCAAACTTCCGAGAGCCACCAACGTGGCGTACACCACGTTGAACGGGTTCGGGCTGCGCAGGGACTTGGACAAAATGTCGCGCACGCCGGCGGCTTCGACGACCGCCCGGACGCTGCCGCCCGCGATGACGCCCGTGCCGGGGGCCGCGGGTTTCAAAAGCACCGTGCCCGCCCCGAAAACGCCGGTGACGTCGTGGGGGATGGTCGTCCCTTTCAACGGGATTTTGACAATGGTCTTCTTCGCCTGCATGACCGCCTTCTGGATGGCGGCCTGGACTTCCTTGGCCTTGCCCATCGCCGCGCCAACGTGGCCGGCGCCGTCGCCCACCACCACCAGGGCGTTGAACGAAAACCGCTTGCCGCCCTTCACCACCTTGGCCACGCGGTTGATGGCGACGACCGTTTCCTTTAGATTCAATTGTGACGCGTCGATTCTAGGCACAGACCCCTCCGTCGATTAAAGCTGCAGCCCGGCTTCGCGGGCGCCTTCGGCCACGGCTTTGACGCGCCCGTGGTATGGCCGGCCGCCGCGGTCGAACACCGCTTTCGCGATGGAGAGCGCTTTGGCCTTTTCGCCGATCTGTTGTCCCACTTTTTTCGCCGCGGCCACCGTCGCCCCGGCTTTCGTGTCCGCGCCGTGGGACGACGCGTACGCCAGCGTGCGGCCGGTGTTGTCGTCAACCAGCTGCACCACCATGTGCTTTTGCGATCGGCGGACGCTCAAACGCGGCCGATCCGCCGTGCCCAAAACCGATTGGCGGGCCCGCTGCCGGCGGAACGCCAGCCTTTCTTGAGGAGATTTCACGCTCATTTTTTAGCCCCCCCCGCCGCGCCCGCGGCGCCCGCGGCGGCTTTGCCGGCCTTGCGGCGCACGTGTTCGTTGGCGTAGCGGATGCCCACGGGCTCGTTGTTGGCCCAGTAGACGCCCGGCTTACGAAATTCGCGAATTTCGGCGGCGACCTGGCCGACGAGTTGCTTGTCCGCGCCGGAGACGACCAGCGTGGTTTGTTTTTGATCGACGGTGACTTTCACGCCCACCGGCACCGTGTAATCGATGGGGTGGGAGTAGCCCAGCGTCATGTTCAACTTGTTTCCGTTGATCTGGGCGCGGAACCCCACGCCGCCGATCCGGAGTTCTTTCGAAAACCCGGTGGCCGCGCCTTCCACCATGTTGAGCAGGAGCTTGCGGAAGGTTCCGTGCAACGCTTTTTGAGTCGGGCTGTCGTTTTTGCGGTCGACGGTCAAGCTCGGTCCTTCCAGTTTGGCCGAAAGACCGGCCGGCAAGACGCGGGACAGTTGCCCCAGGGGCCCCGTCACGCTGACGGTCGCGCCCTGAACATTGACCTTCACCTTATCGGGAAGGGAAATCGGTTTTTTTCCGAGACGGCTCATAAATCCATCCTCACCAAACCTGGGCGAGCACTTCGCCGCCCAGCTTTTCTTTCCGCGAGCGCCGATCCGTCATCAACCCTTTGGAGGTCGAGACGATCGACATGCCCAAACCGCCCCGCAATTTCGGGAGCTCTTCGTAACCGCGGTACACCCGCAGGCCCGGTCGCGACACGCGCTTGACGCCCTGCAGCACGCGGGTCTTGTTGGGCAAATACTTCAAGAACAGACGCAGGACGCCCTGTTTGCGGTCCGGCAAAACTTTGTAGTCGACGATGTAGCCTTCGTCCTTCAACACCTGGGCGACTTCCTTTTTCAAGGCCGAAGCCGGCAGGTCCACGCGCTCTTTGAGCTTGTGGTTGGCGTTGGTGATCGCCGCGAGCATGTCGCTGATGGGATCCGAGGTCATGGGTCAGCTCCTTTTCGTTACCAGCTGGCCTTAACCACGCCGGGGATTTCGCCCCGCAGGGCGAGATTGCGGAAACAAATTCGGCACAAACCGAAATCCCGGTAGAAAGCCCGGGGGCGGCCGCACAAGCGGCAACGGTTTCGGAACCGGACCGCGAACTTCTGCGGCTTTTTCATTTTTGCCTTCCAGGCGGTGGTGGCCATTTCAAATTCTCCTTAGTTCGCCGCGGGCTTCGCCTTTTTGAAAGGCATGCCCAAGAGAGTCAGAAGTTCCCGCGCGGTGTCGTCGCGCCCGGCCGTCGTGACCATCGTCACGTTCATGCCGCGCGCCTTGTCCGATTTGTCCAATTGGATTTCGGGGAAGATGTATTGTTCGGTCAGCCCCAGGTTGAAGTTGCCGCGCCCGTCAAACCCGCGGCGGAGGTCGATTCCCTGGAAGTCGCGGATGCGCGGCATGGCCACGTTCACGAGACGGTCGAGGAACTCCCACATGCGGACCCCGCGCAAGGTCACGCGCAACCCGATGGGCATGCCTTCGCGCAGCTTGAAGTTCGAGATCGATTTTTTGGCCCGGCGGATTTCCGCTTTTTGGCCGGCGATGGCCGCCAATTCCTCGGCGGCGAGATCCATGACCTTCGCGTTTTCCTTGGCTTCGCTCACGCCCAGGTTGAGGACGATCTTTTGAAGGCGCGGCACTTGGAAGAAATTCTTCCAACCGAAACGCTTCATCATTTCGGGCGCGACCGCGGTGCGGTAGGCCGTGAGAAGTCGGGGCACGTATTTTTCAGCGACTGTCGACATATCGTTTCCTTGTAAAAATTTTTCTCGGGGAGGGCGACGCGCGCCTTACCCGATCATCTCGCCGCAACCGCGGCACACGCGGGCCTTGGTCCCGTCGGACAACGTGCCCACCTTGGGGCGCGCCGGCCGGCGACACTTGGGGCAAACCACCATCACTTTCGACATCGGCAAATACGCTTCGCGTTCCTGGACGCCGCCGGGCTTTTGGGGCGTGCCCTTGGCGTGTTTTTTGGACAGGTTGAGTTTGGACACGAGGACCCGCCGTCCGATGCGGTCGACCTCGACCACTTCCCCTTCTTTGCCGCGGTCCTTGCCCGCCAGCAAGCGGACTTTGTCTTTCTTACGTACGGTCGCGAGGGCCATCAGACGACCTCCGGGGCCAGGGAAATGATTTTCAAGTAGTTGCGCTCGCGCAGTTCGCGCGCCACGGGGCCGAAGATGCGCGTCCCCTTGGGCTCGCCCTCGGCGTCGATCACAACGGCGGCGTTGTCGTCGAAACGGATGTAGCTTCCGTCCGGTCGGCGGCGTTCTTTGCGCGTTCGCACCACGACGCACTTGACCACCTCGCCCTTCTTGATCGAGGAATCGGGCAAGGCGTTTTGCACCGACGCCGTGACGACGTCGCCCAAATAGGCGTACCGGCGGCGGAAACCACCGTGCATGCGGAAGACGCGGACCAACCGCGCGCCCGAATTGTCGGCCACGCGCAAAATGCTTCGCTCTTGAATCACGACGCCACCTCCGCGCCCTGGGCCACCGACGCCCGCTCCAACACCTCAACGAGGCGCCAGCGTTTCAATTTCGACATCGGCCGTGTTTCCATCACGCGCACGCGGTCGCCCGCCCGGCTTTCGTTCTTTTCGTCGTGGGCGTACACTTTGCTCGCGCGGGTTAAAATTTTTCCGTACAACCCGTGGCTCAACCGACGCGGGATTTCGATCACGCGCGTCTTGTTCATCTTTTCCGACAGAACGACGCCCTCGAGCGTCTTACGGTCGGCGCGTTCCGTTTTGGCGGTGGTCACGCGGACACCCCCTTTTGTCGAAGAATCGTCAACGCCCGGGCGATGTCCTTGCGAACGGCGCGGATCTCCCGCGGGTTCTTCAAGGGCGCGGTCGTGTTTTTGAACTTGAGGTCAAAAAGTTTTTCGCGGCCGCTGTTCAGTTTCGCCCGCAGTTCGTCGGGCGTCAATTCGTGCCAGCGGATTTCGTCTTGTTTTTTCTTTGCCATGGTTTCGTCCTAGAAGTGGTCCCGGCGGGCGAGACGACACTTGATGGGCAATTTGTGCCCGGCCAACGTCATCGCCCGCTTCGCCGTCTCTTCGTTCACGCCTTCGATTTCAAACAGGATGCGGCCGGGCTTGACCACGGCCACCCAAAACTCGGGGTTCCCCTTGCCTTTGCCCATGCGGGTTTCCGCGGGTTTCTTAGAAACGGGTTTGTCGGGGAAAATTCGGATCCAAACCTTGCCGCCTTTTTTCAAGAATCGCATGAGCGTCACGCGGGTGGCTTCGATCTGCCGCGCGGTGATCCAGTGGGCCTCCAACGCCTGAAGGCCGAACTGGCCGAAAGCCACAAAACCACCGCCTTTGGTGCGGCCTTTCAAACGGCCCCGGTGGGATTTCCGGTATTTGACTCGGGTGGGCATCAACATGGCTTACTCCACGTTCCCTTCGCGCTTTTTGGCTTCGTCTTCTTCGGCTTGGATCTTGCTCATGACTTCTTCTTCAATGACTTCCGCCTCGGCCGCGGGCTCGACGGGCACCACCGGTTCCGGCGTCACCAGTCCCTGCTCCGCGCGGCGGGCCAACTCTTCTTTTTCTTTTTCTTCGATCACGCGGACTTCTTCCATCAAATCGGCGTCGGTTTTCTTGAACATCTCTTTGCGGAAGACCCACGTCTTGACCCCGATGGTGCCCATGTTGATGCGGGCTTCCGTGAAGCCGTAGTCGATGTCCGCGCGAAAAGTTTGAAGCGGCACGCGCCCGTCTTTCAACCATTCGGTGCGGGCGATTTCGGCGCCGCCCAGCCGGCCGGCCACCTGGATCTTGATCCCCAAAGCGCCGCCTTGCATGGCGCGTTCGATGGCGCGTTTCATGGCGCGGCGAAAACCGATTTGCTTTTCCAACTGCATGGCCACGCCCTCCGCCACGAGCTGAGCGTCGATCTCGGGTTTTTTGATCTCGATGATCTGAATCGCGGTTTTGAGGCTGGTCATTTCCTCAACGACGTTGCGCAGCCCTTCGATGTCGGCGCCCTTGCGTCCAATGACGAGGCCCGGGCGGGCCGTGTAGATGTCGACATGCAAATATTTCCCCGTCCGGCGGATGCCGATGCGGGAGACGGCGGCCAGTTTGAGCCGCTCCTTCAAGAACCGGCGAATTTTGAAATCTTCTTCAATCAGCGAGGGCATTTCCTTGATGTTCAACCACTTGGAATCCCATTCGCGGATGTAGCCGAGTCGAATGCCTTTGGGGTGTGTTTTGTGACCCATAAAATCCTTCCTTAGTTGTCGCTCACGACGATCGTGAGGTGACACATCTTTCGTTTAAAGATCGCGCGGGAGCCTTGCGCTTTGGGCATGACCCGTTTGAGGGTCGGGCCGTGGTTCACCCAGGCCTGGGACACTTTGAGCCGCGCCGGATCGGTGCCTTTGCCGGCGTTGGAGACCGCGCTCTTTAAGGTTTTGCCCACGAGAACGCGGCACGCGCGGGGCACCCAGGGCAGCATGCCCAGGGCGTCCACAACGGGTTTCCCCTTGATGAGCTTCAAAACTTGCCCGACTTTCAGATACGAGAAGCGCGCAAAGCGCGCGTGCGCAATCGATTCCATAAAAGCTCAAACTCCTCTGTGGCAATCTGCCGTCTTGCGAAAAACCAATGACACCGAACCCCACCCGGCCCCGCCCGGGGCCCGACGACCCTTACGTTTTGGCGGCGGCTTCCTTCGTGTGCGCTTCGCCGTGGCCTTTGAAGTAGCGCGTCGGGGCAAACTCGCCCAGCTTGTGTCCCACCATCTGCTCGGTCACAAACACCTCGAGGTGCTTGCGCCCGTTGTGCACCAAAAATTTAATGCCCACGAAGTCCGGGGCGATGGTGCTCGCGCGGGCCCAGGTTTTGATGGGCTTTTTGTCCCCGTTCTTGCGCTGGGTTTCGACCTTCTCGACCAGGTTCGAATCGATGAACGGTCCCTTCTTTTTGGATCGCGACATGAAATTCTCCTTACGCCGATTCCGCGGCGTTGGTCCGCCGACGAACGATCATCCAGTGATGGCTTTTGGGCGACCGCGTTTTGTAGCCCTTCGCCGGCTGGTTCCAAGGCGACCGGGGTTGGTTGTTGCCTTTGGACCGGCCGCGGCCGCCGCCGTGCGGGTGGTCGACGGCGTTCATCGCCGTGCCGCGCACGTGGGATTTGAAACCACGGTGACGGTTTCGGCCGGCGTTCCCGATCGTCAAATTTTCATGCTCCGTGTTGCCCACCTGGCCGACGGTGGCGAAGCAGGCGTCCGGCACCATCCGGATTTCGCCGGAGGGCATCTTGAGCGTGGCGTAGCCGTTTTCGCGGGCCATGAGTTGAATGGACGCGCCGGCCGAGCGGGCCATTTGGGCGCCGTTGCCGGGAATCAGTTCCACCGCGTGGATCACGGTTCCCACGGGGATGTTGGCCAAAGAGAGCGCGTTGCCGGTTTTGATTTCCGCTTTCGGTCCCGACAGGACCATGTCGCCCACGGCGAGGCCCACGGGATGCAAGATGTAGCGTTTGGCGCCGTCTTTGTAGTGCAGGAGCGCCAGACGGGCGGAGCGGTTCGGGTCGTACTCGATGGCGGCGACTTTGGCCGGCACGCCGGGTTTGTCGCGCTTGAAATCGACGACGCGGTACATCCGCTTGTGCCCGCCGCCGCGGAAGCGGACCATCACGGTTCCGGTGTTGTTGCGGCCGCCGGATTTACGCAGGGGCTGCAACAGCGCCTTTTCGGGCGCTTTTTTTGTCAAATCGCTGAAATCTTCCACCGTGATGGCACGGCGGGAGGGTGTGTAAGGTTTGAAAGTTTTCATCGGCATCGTCGTTCTCCGTTAAGCCTGCGGCTCCGCGTGCTTGATTTCCTGGCCTTGCTTCAACGTCACGATGGCCTTTTTCCAATCCGACTGGTAGCCGGCGTGGGCGCCGCGCCGGCGAAGCTTGCCGGGCATGTTCATGGTGTTGACGGCCGTCACCTTGACCTTGAACACCGTCTGCACGGCGTCCTTGATTTGGCCTTTGGTGGCCCGCGGCGCGACCTCAAAAATGTATTTGTTCTGCTCCCGCAACAGCGTCGACCGTTCCGTCAAAACCGGCCGGAAAAGAACTTGCGTCGTGGCAAGACCCATATCAGTTGACCCCCGGGGTCGACCCGTCGAGACGGGCGGTGATTTGGTCCAAGGCGACCTTGGTGAAGACAAGCTGGTCCGCCAGCAGGGCGGCGTAGCTGGTCAAGTCGCGGGCGCGGCACAGGCGCAGGCCCGCGAAGTTGCGCGTGGCCCGGTCCAGCGCCGGCGTGATGTCGTCGACCACCACCACCGTCTTGGGTCCCAGCTTCAAGGCGGCGGCCCAGGCGGCCACCAGCTTGGTTTTGGGTTCCGCCAATAAAAATTGGTCCACCACCGCCAATTTCCCGTCGGCGACAAAACTCGACAGAACGGCCCGCAAGGCCAACCGGCGCTTCGCCGGAGGGACCGCTTGGACGTAGCTGCGCGGTTTGGGACCGAACGTGATCCCCCCGTGGCGCCACAGGGGCGAGCGGATCGAACCCGCCCGGGCGTTGCCGGTGTGTTTTTGTTTCCACGGCTTCAAACCGCCGCCGGACACTTCGCCGCGCGTTTTTGTGGAGTGCGTGCCGCGCCGCTGGTTCGCGAGGTACGCGGTCACGACCTCATGAATCAGTGTCGAAGGGGCTTTCACCTTGAACACCGCGTCCGCCAGCTCCACGCTGCCGGCCTTCTGACCTTTTGAATTCAAAACGTCTACCGTCGACATAGTATCCTCTTTATTTCTTTTCCGGCTTGCCGCTCTTGGCGGGCGCGGCCTTCGCGGCTTTCTTCGCCACCGCGGCGGGCGCTTGCTTCACGCGGCGGGGCCGCGTGGTCTTGTACAGGCTCACGCAGGTGCCCGGCGCGCCGGGGACCGACCCCCGCACCAGCATCAAATTTTCCGTCGGGTTCACGTCCACCACGAGCAAGCGCTGGATGGTTTTGATTTCCGCGCCCATGTGCCCGGGCCCGCGCTTGCCGGGCCACACGCGTTCACGCCCCGAAGACCCCGGCGCGCGCCAGCGATCGGACTGGCCGTGGGTTTTGGGACCGCCTTTGAACCGGTGGCGCTTGACCGCGCCGGCGAAGCCCTTTCCCTTGATCATTCCCGACGCGTCGATGATGTCGCCCGCGGCGAACTGTTCGACGCGGATTTCCATGCCGGCCTCAAAACCATCCACGGACGGCAAGCGGAACTCCTGCAGCCATCGCGTCGGGACGGCGTTCGTTTTGGCGAAGTGCCCCGCTTCCGGCTTCGAGAAATTTTTGGGGCGGATGTCGCCGAAACCCAATTGCAACGCGGCGTAACCGTCGGTGGCGGGGGTTTTCACCTGAACCACACGGCACGGCCCGGCTTGAAAAACGGTGACCGGCACGATTTCGCCTTTGGGGCTGAACACGCGGGTCATCCCGATTTTCTTGGCCAGGATGGCTTTCATCGCCGGCACGGCTTTTTTTTCGGCCGTCGCTTCGGCGGGTTTCTCTGTCGTCGTTTCGCTCATGGCTTTTCCTTACAGCTTGATTTCCACGTCCACCCCGGCGGGGAGGTCCAATTTCATCATTTCTTCAACCGTCTTCGCCGTGGGTTCCATAATATCGATCAGGCGCTTGTGCACCCGCATCTCAAATTGCTCCCGGGATTTCTTGTCCGTGTGGACCGACCGGTTGACCGTGTACCGTTTGATCTGCGTCGGCAGAAGGACCGGCCCCACCAGCGTCG of the Elusimicrobiota bacterium genome contains:
- the rpsK gene encoding 30S ribosomal protein S11; translated protein: MADQPEVRKDAPKTPPAKAPARPAGPAPKLKKKAWRDIANARVYIQSSFNNTIVNITDDRGNSIVWATAGSAGFKGTKKGTPFAAQVTADNAAKKAIALGVKTVSVFVKGPGSGRETAIRALQGAGLVVTAIKDVTPIPHDGCRPPKARRV
- the rpsM gene encoding 30S ribosomal protein S13; this translates as MARVAGLDLPKHKRVDVALSYIYGIGPMRSMDILKATGVSASTRVKDLTEAEVSKINTEISRSYKIEGDLRREINANIRRLIEIGSYRGSRHRRNLPARGQRTRSNGRTRRGRRKTVGSAKPGTGAAPATAAKA
- the rpmJ gene encoding 50S ribosomal protein L36, producing the protein MKVRASVKPICDKCRVLRRHRKLYVLCSNPRHKQRQG
- the infA gene encoding translation initiation factor IF-1, giving the protein MTKEEKIEMEGRVLEALPNAMFRLEVEGGHKVLAHISGKMRMHYIKILPGDKVKVELSPYDLTRGRITYREK
- the map gene encoding type I methionyl aminopeptidase; the encoded protein is MGDRRIELKSAADLARMRRAGRVAARALAAVGRAVQPGVSTAELDRVARETIKAAGATPTFLGYLGYPATICASINEEVVHGIPHPKRILKEGDVIGIDVGATLDGFVGDTAATFPVGKIAEDREALLNTTREALGRGIDAARVGQRLGDIGAAIQKTAEAKGYGVVRDFVGHGIGRQMHEGPSVPNCGEPGAGLRLDAGLVLALEPMFNAGTWKVRTLSDGWTVVTEDGRPSAHFEHTVAITDAGPEILTLVD
- a CDS encoding adenylate kinase, whose product is MNVVLLGAPGSGKGTQAKPLSERYKVPHISTGDIFRQEIAKKSELGLQVQDYVSSGRLVPDELVLTIVTQRLTQPDCTKGFLLDGFPRTVAQAEGLGDYLRAANRPLEKVLYLKLDQQEVVRRLSSRRQCPKCAKVYNLLTQPPQQTGVCDVDAAALIHREDDRAETIEKRLRVYDDLTEPLISYYRGLELLETVSADRPVAEVFVAMVVALDKMPRP
- the secY gene encoding preprotein translocase subunit SecY — translated: MNSFANIFKIPDLRRRILFTLGILVIYRVGVAIPIPGIDAAALQQLFKSQSNNFLGFLDMFSGGALGRMSIFALGVMPYINSSIIMSLLQGAHVIPYLDRLAKEGETGRKQMNKITRYFTLLLALIQSYGLTTLITKITLPGEIAVVRDPGALFIFTTVITLTTGTLFIMWLGEQITELGIGNGISLMIFTGIVDRFFPAAKNLIVDIFQLQQRSIVGALGLLAFILLVTGLVVWVETAQRKIPVQYAKRMVGRKMYGGASTFLPLKVDQSGVIAVIFAVSLLSVPVTFASFNPDAELSKKVMGFWSGRHWWYEALYAGLIIFFCYFYNSVQFNPMDLAENLKKWGGFIPGIRPGEPTATYINTVLSRITLGGALFVAALAILPDLLHRFVNTPFYFGGTSVLITVGVALDTIGQLESRLIMGHYEGFSKTGRVKGRWFNVGAGGGAGN
- the rplO gene encoding 50S ribosomal protein L15, which encodes MRLNNLKPAPGSRHRRKIVGRGEGSGHGGKGSTRGFKGQTARSGDAHMKAGFEGGQIPLIRRIPKRGFNNKAFRTVYQIVNIGDMNAVIEKPGEVTPESLRALGLVKGRGLVKVLGDGDLDKAFQVKADAFSASAKKKIEAAGGKVELIAHKTWVRTN
- the rpsE gene encoding 30S ribosomal protein S5; amino-acid sequence: MPRIDASQLNLKETVVAINRVAKVVKGGKRFSFNALVVVGDGAGHVGAAMGKAKEVQAAIQKAVMQAKKTIVKIPLKGTTIPHDVTGVFGAGTVLLKPAAPGTGVIAGGSVRAVVEAAGVRDILSKSLRSPNPFNVVYATLVALGSLQTKEDAYRMRGKTLPAAPAVPA
- a CDS encoding 50S ribosomal protein L18 produces the protein MSVKSPQERLAFRRQRARQSVLGTADRPRLSVRRSQKHMVVQLVDDNTGRTLAYASSHGADTKAGATVAAAKKVGQQIGEKAKALSIAKAVFDRGGRPYHGRVKAVAEGAREAGLQL